In one Bacteroidota bacterium genomic region, the following are encoded:
- a CDS encoding T9SS type A sorting domain-containing protein → MDRILAVLLLFTCFKAQAADTLRYYKPARLFSTTYSAATYPKQFARFEPKAPATVKSIIITLSGNTGGTATVRMFGHEGGSSFPQLQADLFTPITITKQTNDAAERIEIKLDSLKLRVENNQFFVALTNMVNVQLRIGQDAVPPSCSTDPNSGGDYFYTTAENTQGQWAVNGNRPFVIDAVLEYDALPAKPWFEEVGDVAGFKIPGPPYAGNIACGDIDGDSHIDVLLGDRLLKNNGNGTFKFINPTAGIDYFLQPAANLFIDMDNNGVDDILFLSHDPAQNYLFINNGSGSFTKRQVNFSVDFNAITSFSVADVNNDGFPDLFIGQLWEPYGTPMPNYMFINDGQLGFTLNNGNKMQGVNGFSRGSQWVDYDNDADLDLYVANYAASLDRVTSYDNFFRNNGDVTWEDIISFTPIDNNNGTLFYNMSTGCDWADYDNDGDMDLLHSNFSHPRNMPPVQYLAPWGANGSNITVKEDTRMTVLFENEGAPNYSFKDLMGQVSQLPGQVSKTGIQFEETHANAAFGDLNNDGRMDIMTTTFYGCNFNDVYIQQPDKTFAIKTFHYGLNKKNGSENPTFIDYDNDGKLDVFIGHGPASNFRFYKNTAPHGGNFVSIELHGTTANKKAIGARVWVYADGKAYMQDVVSGRGINSQKPLRLFFGMGAHKQVDSVIVRWPGKSVPEKFSTITINTLNCLNEGGLVTLRTTPVESESAYKVLASPNPFNHKVMFNFFLQKEETVALQIVDALGRTVYTSSTIFAAGQQQLEWLTQQNGIMPAQGIYTYRLQIGESIQNGVLIKE, encoded by the coding sequence ATGGATCGTATTTTGGCAGTATTGCTTTTGTTTACCTGTTTTAAGGCACAGGCGGCTGATACTTTGCGTTATTACAAGCCGGCACGTTTATTTTCTACCACCTATAGCGCGGCTACCTATCCCAAACAATTTGCCCGTTTTGAACCCAAAGCTCCGGCCACAGTTAAAAGCATTATAATTACCCTTAGCGGTAATACAGGCGGAACAGCCACGGTACGAATGTTCGGGCACGAAGGCGGCTCGTCGTTTCCACAATTACAAGCCGATTTGTTTACCCCCATTACAATTACCAAGCAAACAAACGATGCTGCCGAGCGTATTGAAATTAAGCTGGACAGTTTAAAGTTGCGGGTAGAGAATAACCAGTTTTTTGTCGCCCTTACCAACATGGTGAACGTGCAATTACGCATAGGGCAGGACGCTGTACCCCCAAGTTGCAGTACCGACCCAAACAGCGGCGGGGATTATTTTTACACTACTGCCGAGAATACCCAAGGACAGTGGGCTGTGAATGGTAACCGTCCTTTTGTGATTGATGCCGTACTTGAATACGATGCGTTGCCTGCAAAACCATGGTTTGAAGAAGTGGGTGATGTGGCCGGCTTTAAAATACCAGGTCCGCCGTATGCCGGTAATATAGCTTGCGGTGATATTGACGGTGATAGTCACATTGATGTATTGCTTGGCGACCGTTTGTTAAAAAACAACGGCAACGGCACATTTAAGTTCATTAACCCTACAGCAGGTATCGATTATTTTCTGCAACCCGCCGCTAACTTATTCATTGATATGGATAATAACGGTGTGGACGATATACTATTCTTATCACACGACCCTGCACAAAACTATCTGTTTATAAACAACGGCAGTGGCTCATTTACAAAGAGACAAGTAAATTTTTCAGTTGATTTTAACGCTATTACCAGTTTTAGCGTTGCCGATGTAAACAACGACGGCTTTCCTGATTTGTTTATTGGCCAATTGTGGGAACCCTATGGAACACCCATGCCAAATTATATGTTTATTAATGACGGGCAACTGGGGTTTACTCTTAACAACGGCAATAAAATGCAGGGTGTTAACGGATTTAGTCGGGGCAGCCAATGGGTAGATTATGATAACGATGCGGATTTGGATTTATACGTGGCTAATTATGCAGCATCGTTAGACCGCGTTACCAGCTACGATAATTTTTTCCGTAACAACGGCGACGTTACTTGGGAGGATATTATTTCTTTTACCCCCATTGATAATAACAACGGTACCTTGTTTTATAACATGAGTACGGGCTGTGATTGGGCTGATTATGACAACGACGGGGACATGGATTTGCTGCACAGCAATTTTTCGCATCCGCGCAATATGCCGCCCGTGCAATACCTTGCTCCTTGGGGAGCAAACGGCAGCAACATTACGGTGAAAGAAGATACCCGCATGACGGTTTTGTTTGAAAACGAAGGTGCGCCCAATTATTCGTTTAAGGATTTGATGGGACAAGTATCGCAACTACCGGGTCAAGTTTCTAAAACCGGCATCCAGTTTGAAGAAACCCACGCCAACGCCGCCTTTGGTGATTTGAACAACGATGGTAGAATGGATATAATGACTACCACCTTTTACGGTTGTAATTTTAACGATGTATACATACAACAGCCTGATAAAACCTTTGCTATAAAAACCTTTCACTACGGGCTAAACAAGAAGAACGGCAGCGAAAACCCTACGTTTATTGATTACGATAACGATGGTAAGCTTGATGTTTTTATAGGTCATGGACCTGCTTCTAATTTCCGTTTTTATAAAAACACCGCTCCGCACGGGGGCAACTTTGTTAGTATTGAATTGCACGGAACTACCGCCAACAAAAAAGCCATTGGTGCCCGTGTGTGGGTATATGCCGATGGTAAAGCCTACATGCAAGACGTAGTTTCTGGGCGGGGTATCAACAGCCAAAAACCATTGCGGTTGTTTTTCGGTATGGGTGCCCATAAACAGGTAGATAGTGTTATTGTGCGTTGGCCGGGCAAATCCGTTCCTGAAAAATTTAGTACCATAACCATTAACACCCTCAACTGTTTAAACGAAGGCGGATTGGTTACTTTACGCACCACCCCTGTTGAGTCTGAATCAGCTTACAAAGTATTGGCAAGCCCCAACCCTTTCAACCATAAAGTAATGTTTAATTTCTTCCTGCAAAAAGAAGAAACTGTTGCATTACAAATTGTGGATGCTTTGGGCAGAACAGTTTACACCTCTTCTACTATTTTCGCAGCCGGACAACAACAATTAGAGTGGCTCACCCAACAAAACGGTATTATGCCAGCACAAGGCATCTATACCTATCGTTTACAAATAGGTGAAAGCATACAAAACGGAGTGCTGATAAAAGAATAA
- a CDS encoding DNA alkylation repair protein has protein sequence MPEPLKNYYSPAFFDTLTNRLSKAIKGFDKPLFISKIFFAGWDALELKQRMRHTAVVLHDFLPHDFKKAADSLIKITDVLLDGREGAMDFLHMFLPDYVELYGIDDYENSMRAFEKITCYASAEFAIRPFIVKYPQTMQQMLAWSKHPNPYVRRLSSEGCRPRLPWAMALHALKKDPSQILPILENLKTDPAETVRRSVANNLNDIAKDNPDVVMEIVKRWQGSHANTDWIIKHGSRTLLKKGHNDALDAFGLKRGIKAQVDKLTVAPAKLKIGDKATLDFLITLKEKQAEKLRVEYGVYYVKANGTANRKLFKITENNYDPAKAVSFSRTLRFHDMTTRKHYSGIHKITIVINGQEYAETALELV, from the coding sequence ATGCCCGAACCTTTAAAAAACTACTACAGTCCTGCATTTTTTGATACGTTGACAAACCGTCTTTCTAAGGCCATTAAAGGGTTTGATAAGCCGTTGTTCATTTCTAAAATATTTTTTGCCGGGTGGGATGCACTTGAGTTGAAACAACGTATGCGGCATACTGCAGTGGTGTTGCATGATTTTTTACCCCACGATTTTAAAAAGGCTGCGGATAGTTTGATAAAGATAACGGATGTGTTGCTTGACGGAAGGGAAGGGGCAATGGATTTTTTGCATATGTTTTTGCCCGATTATGTGGAGTTATACGGCATAGATGATTATGAAAACAGTATGCGGGCGTTTGAAAAGATTACCTGTTATGCCAGTGCTGAGTTTGCCATTCGTCCGTTTATAGTGAAGTATCCGCAAACTATGCAGCAAATGTTGGCGTGGAGCAAGCACCCCAATCCCTATGTACGCAGATTGAGCAGCGAGGGTTGCCGCCCGCGCTTGCCTTGGGCAATGGCTTTGCATGCTTTGAAAAAAGACCCATCGCAAATATTACCCATACTTGAGAATTTAAAAACCGACCCTGCGGAGACCGTGCGACGTAGCGTGGCCAATAACTTAAACGATATAGCCAAGGATAATCCCGATGTGGTGATGGAGATTGTGAAACGCTGGCAGGGTAGCCATGCAAATACTGATTGGATTATTAAACACGGTAGCCGCACGTTGCTTAAAAAAGGGCATAATGATGCGCTGGATGCGTTTGGTTTGAAGAGAGGTATTAAGGCACAAGTAGATAAGCTTACGGTTGCGCCGGCTAAACTAAAGATTGGAGATAAGGCCACGTTGGATTTTTTAATCACCCTAAAGGAAAAACAAGCCGAGAAACTACGGGTTGAGTACGGAGTGTATTATGTGAAAGCCAACGGAACAGCTAATCGCAAGCTGTTTAAGATTACTGAAAACAATTACGACCCAGCAAAGGCCGTATCGTTTAGTCGTACTTTACGGTTTCATGATATGACGACCCGCAAGCATTATTCGGGCATTCACAAAATTACGATTGTGATAAACGGACAGGAGTACGCTGAAACAGCCCTTGAGTTGGTATAA
- a CDS encoding DUF1905 domain-containing protein, producing METYKFAARLTRIDGVYMHYILIVPDEIIERINKQGRIRTKGTMNGSPFALAIQNLKTGERYFSVSAPMRRAAKIQLSVPVQTEFILVDENELDIPEELIAVLDEDPEGKAAFDKLTTGSKRGLIHYITSVKNVDSRIKRAMQLVEKAKMGLLSVQRKNEE from the coding sequence ATGGAGACGTACAAATTTGCGGCCAGGCTTACTCGTATTGACGGGGTGTATATGCATTACATCTTAATTGTTCCTGATGAGATTATCGAACGGATTAACAAACAAGGGCGCATTAGAACTAAAGGCACCATGAATGGAAGCCCGTTTGCATTAGCCATTCAGAACCTTAAAACAGGTGAGCGCTACTTTTCTGTAAGTGCTCCAATGCGAAGAGCGGCCAAAATACAGCTAAGCGTACCTGTGCAAACAGAGTTTATACTAGTGGATGAAAACGAGTTGGATATTCCTGAAGAGCTGATTGCTGTGCTTGATGAAGACCCTGAAGGCAAAGCGGCTTTTGATAAACTAACTACAGGCAGTAAACGCGGGTTGATACACTACATTACTTCAGTAAAAAATGTGGATAGCCGCATTAAACGAGCCATGCAGTTGGTAGAGAAAGCAAAAATGGGTTTGTTGAGTGTGCAACGCAAAAATGAAGAGTAA
- a CDS encoding RtcB family protein, protein MAKNVKINNHELAALGISDKTILKSIGQLAKVMIKKQGVDKRKVLEMAKQVWDEPETVEQDKSHPFAAVIPEIKKHKANVVPAMQEHTWKLRSSLGYEVFGADGIDSHTIAQMDLAMKLPIAKAGALMPDAHVGYGLPIGGVLATDANTVIPFAVGVDIACRMCLSVFDLPGNRVFEDADTLKKLLVDHTVFGSGGETKVKHDESLFDRTDWNAFSGLKRLKDKAWRQLGTSGTGNHFVEWGIIDVTAPVTGFNVPAGQYLALLSHSGSRGFGAHIANTYSNIAMRKTRLVKEVKHLAWLDLGSEEGQEYWLAMNLAGDYSSANHHEIHSKMAKALRQRPIARVENHHNFAWKETLPNGEEVIMHRKGATPAGEGVLGIIPGSMLAPGYVVMGKGGQGSLNSASHGAGRAMSRSAAKSMFTLHQMKKRLSAQGIQLIGGDVDESPMAYKNIEQVMAAQTNLVDVLAKFSPQIVRMAEGREPSED, encoded by the coding sequence ATGGCTAAGAACGTAAAAATTAATAATCACGAGCTGGCAGCCCTTGGTATCAGTGACAAAACCATACTGAAATCTATAGGACAACTGGCAAAAGTGATGATAAAAAAACAAGGCGTGGATAAACGCAAAGTGCTTGAAATGGCGAAGCAAGTATGGGATGAACCCGAAACGGTAGAGCAAGATAAAAGCCACCCTTTTGCAGCGGTAATTCCCGAAATAAAAAAACACAAAGCCAACGTGGTGCCTGCCATGCAGGAACACACATGGAAGCTGAGAAGCTCGCTGGGGTATGAGGTGTTTGGGGCTGACGGTATTGACAGCCATACCATTGCCCAAATGGATTTGGCAATGAAACTGCCCATAGCAAAAGCAGGGGCACTAATGCCCGATGCCCACGTGGGCTATGGCCTGCCGATAGGCGGTGTACTGGCAACCGATGCAAATACTGTAATACCCTTTGCCGTAGGCGTGGATATTGCCTGCCGTATGTGCTTAAGTGTGTTTGACCTGCCCGGAAACAGGGTGTTTGAAGATGCTGATACCCTGAAAAAACTGCTGGTTGATCATACGGTGTTTGGCAGCGGCGGAGAAACCAAAGTGAAGCACGATGAATCGCTTTTTGACCGCACCGACTGGAATGCTTTTTCAGGATTGAAACGGCTGAAAGATAAGGCATGGCGACAATTAGGAACATCAGGCACAGGGAACCATTTTGTTGAATGGGGAATTATTGATGTTACTGCACCCGTAACAGGCTTTAATGTACCGGCAGGCCAATACCTTGCTTTGCTTTCGCACTCAGGCTCACGCGGCTTTGGGGCGCATATTGCCAATACCTACAGCAATATTGCCATGCGAAAAACCCGCTTGGTAAAAGAGGTGAAACACTTGGCGTGGCTGGATTTGGGCAGTGAAGAAGGACAAGAATACTGGCTGGCGATGAACCTTGCTGGAGATTATTCGAGTGCCAACCACCACGAGATTCACAGCAAAATGGCTAAAGCATTACGCCAACGACCCATAGCACGGGTAGAAAACCATCACAATTTTGCATGGAAAGAAACCCTGCCCAATGGCGAAGAGGTAATAATGCACCGCAAAGGAGCTACTCCCGCCGGCGAAGGTGTGCTGGGCATTATACCCGGCAGTATGCTGGCACCCGGTTATGTGGTAATGGGCAAAGGCGGGCAAGGCTCGCTCAACTCGGCATCACACGGGGCGGGTAGAGCCATGTCGAGAAGTGCCGCTAAAAGTATGTTCACGCTTCACCAAATGAAAAAACGGTTAAGCGCACAAGGCATACAACTGATTGGTGGTGATGTGGATGAATCGCCGATGGCCTACAAAAACATCGAGCAGGTAATGGCCGCACAAACCAATTTGGTAGATGTGCTGGCAAAATTCAGCCCGCAAATTGTACGCATGGCCGAAGGCCGTGAGCCCAGCGAAGATTAA